A window from Bacteroidota bacterium encodes these proteins:
- a CDS encoding endo-1,4-beta-xylanase, which yields MDTKRNLLLGLCVVAISVTFISCSSSKKVTGSSGSSTLREAYKNDFLIGTALNSQQIEEKDSNAAKLVPEQFSAATPENIMKAEIIHPQWDKYNFDLADKMVEYGKKHNILINGHTLIWHSQLPAYARNIKDVDSFKTFFNNHITTIASRYNGKMYSWDVVNEALNEDGTMRKSIFLDKLGDDFITEAFRLAQKAAPDTKLYYNDYNIEQPKKRAGAIAIIKKIQAAGVRIDGVGIQGHWHLNKVPFKEIEESIQQFSALGIKVMFTELDIEVLKRDFQGADVSQRVASNPELNPYVNGLPDSVQVQLANDYENLFKLFLKYKDKVTRVTFWGVNDGQSWLNGWPVRGRTNYPLLFDRQYKPKPAYYKVIELKTNSGSGESAKKPF from the coding sequence ATGGATACGAAAAGAAACCTCTTGTTGGGCTTATGCGTTGTTGCGATCTCTGTTACTTTTATTTCCTGCAGCAGCAGTAAGAAAGTAACGGGATCATCTGGTTCTTCCACACTAAGGGAAGCCTACAAAAACGACTTTTTGATCGGCACTGCCCTTAACTCCCAGCAGATAGAAGAAAAAGATTCCAATGCAGCTAAACTGGTTCCGGAACAGTTTAGTGCTGCGACTCCTGAGAATATTATGAAAGCGGAGATCATTCATCCACAATGGGACAAATATAATTTTGACCTTGCGGACAAGATGGTAGAATATGGAAAGAAGCACAATATTCTTATCAATGGTCATACGCTTATCTGGCATAGTCAACTGCCGGCTTATGCAAGAAATATTAAGGATGTTGATTCATTTAAAACTTTTTTTAACAATCACATTACCACGATCGCCAGCCGCTATAATGGCAAAATGTATTCCTGGGATGTTGTGAACGAAGCATTAAATGAAGATGGTACTATGCGTAAATCAATTTTCCTTGACAAACTTGGAGATGATTTTATAACAGAGGCATTTCGTTTAGCACAAAAAGCCGCTCCGGATACTAAATTGTATTACAATGATTATAATATCGAACAACCAAAGAAAAGAGCCGGTGCGATTGCTATAATAAAAAAAATACAAGCAGCCGGTGTACGTATTGATGGTGTAGGTATCCAGGGTCATTGGCATTTGAACAAGGTACCTTTTAAAGAAATTGAAGAAAGCATCCAGCAATTTTCAGCACTTGGGATAAAAGTAATGTTCACTGAACTCGATATTGAAGTGCTGAAACGTGATTTCCAGGGCGCCGATGTTAGCCAAAGGGTCGCTTCAAATCCTGAATTAAATCCTTATGTTAACGGTTTGCCGGATAGCGTGCAAGTGCAATTGGCAAATGATTACGAAAATTTATTTAAACTCTTTTTAAAATATAAAGATAAAGTTACACGTGTTACATTCTGGGGAGTAAACGACGGACAAAGCTGGCTGAATGGCTGGCCTGTAAGAGGAAGAACTAATTATCCTTTATTATTTGACAGGCAATACAAACCCAAACCTGCGTACTACAAAGTGATTGAGCTGAAAACAAATTCCGGATCAGGAGAAAGTGCTAAAAAACCATTCTAA